From Camelus bactrianus isolate YW-2024 breed Bactrian camel chromosome 35, ASM4877302v1, whole genome shotgun sequence, a single genomic window includes:
- the OTUD1 gene encoding OTU domain-containing protein 1 produces MQLYSSVYTHYPAGGPGPTAAAPAPPAAAAAAPAPFTVSLQPPGPASGAPEPETGECQPAAAAEPREAAAAPAAKMPAFSSCFEVVSGAAAPASAAAAGPSGGSCKPPLPPHYTSTAQITVRALGADRLLLRGPEPGASVPAAPACRCLLLPPLPGAPVPQGRGSMAWPLEELLRPDGAESAGLDAAREGPDRNFRLSEHRQALAAAKHRGPAPPPGSLEPGPGRGPWAEERPAERSFRGWDRAGDRSEPPGAEEPRRPDSEAEAPPARSGEAAQGGAAEAVVVSTSDPPDEELALYLVEVERQDKYLRQRNQYRFHIIPDGNCLYRAVSKAVYGDQSLHWELREETVHYIADHLDQFSPLIEGDVGEFIIAAAQDGVWAGYPELLAMGQMLNVNIHLTTGGRLESPTVSTMIHYLGPEDSLRPSIWLSWLSNGHYDAVLDHSYPNPEYDNWCRQTQVQRKRDEELAKSMAISLSKMYIEQNACS; encoded by the coding sequence ATGCAGCTCTACAGCAGCGTCTACACCCACTACCCAGCCGGGGGCCCGGGTCCCACGGCCGCAGCCCCCGctccgcctgccgccgccgccgccgcccccgcgccGTTCACGGTCTCTCTGCAGCCGCCGGGACCTGCCAGCGGCGCGCCGGAGCCCGAGACCGGTGAGTGCCAGCCGGCCGCGGCCGCCGAGCCCCGCGaagccgccgccgcccccgccgccaaGATGCCCGCCTTCTCCTCCTGCTTCGAGGTGGTGTCCGGGGCCGCCGCCCCCGcctcggccgccgccgccggaCCGTCCGGCGGGTCCTGCaagccgccgctgccgccgcatTACACGTCCACCGCGCAGATCACCGTGCGGGCCTTGGGCGCCGACCGGCTCCTGCTGCGCGGCCCCGAGCCCGGCGCCTCGGTGCCCGCCGCCCCGGCCTGCCGCTGCCTCCTGCTGCCCCCGTTGCCAGGCGCACCCGTCCCGCAGGGGCGGGGCTCCATGGCCTGGCCCCTGGAGGAGCTGCTGAGGCCAGACGGCGCCGAGTCTGCGGGCCTGGACGCGGCCCGCGAGGGTCCCGACAGAAACTTCCGACTGAGCGAGCACCGCCAGGCCCTGGCCGCCGCCAAGCACCGAGgccccgcgccgcccccggggagCCTGGAGCCCGGCCCCGGCCGCGGCCCGTGGGCCGAGGAACGCCCGGCGGAGAGGAGCTTCCGGGGCTGGGACCGGGCCGGAGACCGTAGCGAGCCTCCCGGCGCCGAAGAGCCGCGGCGGCCCGACTCGGAGGCCGAGGCGCCCCCGGCTCGGAGCGGCGAGGCAGCCCAGGGCGGCGCGGCGGAGGCAGTGGTCGTTTCCACGTCGGATCCACCGGACGAGGAACTGGCCCTGTAcctggtggaggtggagaggcAGGACAAGTACCTGCGACAGAGGAACCAGTATCGATTTCACATCATTCCCGACGGCAACTGTCTCTACCGAGCAGTCAGCAAGGCGGTGTACGGAgaccagagcctgcactgggagctgagggaggagacggTGCACTACATCGCCGACCACCTCGACCAGTTTAGCCCCCTGATTGAGGGCGACGTCGGGGAGTTTATCATCGCTGCTGCTCAAGACGGGGTGTGGGCCGGGTACCCCGAACTGCTGGCCATGGGTCAGATGCTGAACGTGAATATACACCTAACTACTGGAGGGAGGTTGGAGAGCCCCACGGTGTCTACCATGATTCACTATTTGGGCCCAGAGGATTCCCTAAGGCCTAGCATTTGGCTCAGTTGGCTCAGCAACGGACATTATGATGCGGTGTTAGATCACTCCTATCCTAATCCGGAGTATGACAATTGGTGCAGGCAGACTCAAGTGCAGAGAAAACGCGACGAAGAACTTGCCAAGTCCATGGCCATATCCCTATCCAAAATGTATATTGAACAAAATGCATGCTCTTGA